ATTAACTTTCTTTACAAATATCTCGAATTGATAATGCGTCCTGCTTTCAGCGACCTATATATAGTACCTAATTTTTAAGTTTTCGTCAACACTTTAACGAAAATTTTTATCATTATTTTTACAAATCCCTTCATATCAACGTTTTTAATAATGTTTACATTAAAAAAATATGCAATCAACAAGTAGTTGATCACATATTTTTTGTAAATTATTATTTTTGTCTCATGTATGGGAATAATAAAACATCTCTTATAGATGCAGAATTTGTTAATAACATAACTAAACGATCAATACCTATACCTAATCCACCAGTTGGAGGCATACCATATTCTAAAGCTTCAATGAAATCATCATCCATTTCATGTGCTTCGTCATTACCTTGATCTTTTTCTTTCATTTGAGCTTCAAATCTTTCACGTTGATCTATCGGATCATTTAATTCAGTAAATGCATTAGCATGTTCTCTACCTACAATAAATAACTCAAAACGATCAGTAAATCTTGGATCTTCAGGATTTTTCTTAGCTAATGGTGATATCTCAATTGGATGTCCATAAATAAATGTAGGCTGAATAAGTTTCTCTTCTACTCTTTGTTCAAAGAATTCATTTAAGATATGACCATACGTCATACGACCTTCTACTTCTATATTATGTTCTTTTGCTAAAGCGTGCGCTTCTTCATCCGTTTTAACTTCATAGAAATCGACACCAGTATGTTCTTTTACTGCGTCAACCATGTGCCATCTTTTCCATTTCGGTGCTAAATCAATTGATTCTTCTCCGTATTGAACAGTAGTTGAGCCTAATACTTTTTCAGCAATAGAAGCTACCATTGACTCTGTTAAATCCATAATATCGTTATAATCTGCATATGCTTCATATAACTCAATCATTGTAAATTCAGGGTTGTGTCTTGTTGATACACCTTCATTACGGAATACTCTTCCGATTTCATATACTTTTTCTAAACCACCAACGATTAATCGTTTTAAGTGCAATTCAATAGCGATTCTCATGTATAAAGTCGCATCAAGCGCGTTGTGATGTGTTACGAAAGGACGTGCTGAAGCGCCACCTGCGATTTGGTGCATCATTGGCGTTTCTACTTCTAAGAATCCTTTAGTGTTTAGGTAGTTTCTCATTTCTTGAATGATTTGACTTCTTGTAATGAATGTTTTAGTTGATTCTTCACTTGTAATTAAATCTAAATAACGTTGACGATAACGTTGCTCTATATCTTGTAAACCATGATATTTATCTGGTAAAGGGCGTAGAGACTTAGTTAAAACTGTAAATTCTTTAGCTTTAACAGATAATTCCCCAGTGTTCGTTTTAAACATTACACCTTTAACGCCGACAATATCACCTAAATCTGCATGATTCCATATTTCAAATTGCTCGTCTCCAACTTGGTCTTTACGAACATAAATTTGAATTTGGCCAGTAATATCTTTCACATGAGCAAATCCGGCTTTACCTTTACCTCTTTTAGTCATTAAACGACCTGCTATAGCAACAGCTGATTCGTCTTCTTTATCATGAAGTTCTTCTTTACTAAATTGATCCCATTCTTCGTGCAAAGTTTCAGAATCTCCGCTTCTTACAAATTTTTCACCGAATGGATCAATTCCTAAATCTCTTAATTCTTGTAATTTTTGTCTACGAACCAACATTTGGTCATTCATTTCTTCTGACATGATATTCCACTCCTTAATTAAATTGCAATAACTTCTTCTTTTTCTGCTATTTCTTCAACAAACTGTTCAAGGATACCGACTAATTCATCTCTAGTTTCAGCTTGATTAATCGCTTTTCACACTTTACCATTTTTGCACATATAAGACTTGCCATTGCCGTCAAAACTACTCAGTTGTTCATTTCAACATGTCCTAATTTCCAGACACTCTAATTTCTTTCACTCTTATACTTTACTACTTGTTCGTCGTTTAGCAATAGTTCCCATATATATTTTTTAGATATTGGTTCAACTACATTTGAGGCGATATCGTTAAGTGGTACCATCACAAATGCTCTTTCTGTCATTCTTGGGTGTGGTACTTCTAGGTCTGGTGATTGAATAACGGATTGATCATATAATAAAATATCTATATCAATTGTACGTGGCCCCCATCTTTCTACTCTAACTCGATGGAGCTGTTGTTCAACCATCATACAAACTTTTAATAACTCTGATGATTCTAATTCAGTTGAGATTTCAATACACATGTTCAAAAAATCAGGTTGTTCTGTGTATCCTATTGGTTTTGTTTCATATATTGGAGATTCTTGGGTAACTTCTATACCTTCTACTTCATTGAGTAGTTTAATTGCTTCTACTAATTGAAGTTCTCTGTCCCCCATATTACTGCCTAAACCTAAATATGCGGTATGCATTTATCTCTTCCTCACTATCTCAATACCTACACCTTCATAATGACCTGGTATCGGTGGGTTATTTTTTGTAATTTTAACTTTAGTTTCCAATACTCGATTATAGTGTGAAAAGACTTGTTTTGCAATACGTTCTGCGAGATGTTCAATTAATTGTACGGGTTTACCTTCCATAATTTCTTTGACCAATTCAAACACTTCTCCATAATGAACTGTCTTTTCAAGATCATCAGTTTCTCCTGCTTCAGATAAATCTAAATATAATTCTAAATCCACTAAAAATATTTGTCCTAGCTCATTTTCCGCTTCAAATGCGCCATGATATCCATAAAAGGACATGCCTTTTAATATAATTCTATCCATCGACTCGAATCTCCTTTAAAGTATCGATTACCTGTGCTACCCTTTTGTTCATTTGTACATTATGAACTCTAACAGCACGAACGCCTTTTTCA
This portion of the Mammaliicoccus vitulinus genome encodes:
- the lysS gene encoding lysine--tRNA ligase, with the protein product MSEEMNDQMLVRRQKLQELRDLGIDPFGEKFVRSGDSETLHEEWDQFSKEELHDKEDESAVAIAGRLMTKRGKGKAGFAHVKDITGQIQIYVRKDQVGDEQFEIWNHADLGDIVGVKGVMFKTNTGELSVKAKEFTVLTKSLRPLPDKYHGLQDIEQRYRQRYLDLITSEESTKTFITRSQIIQEMRNYLNTKGFLEVETPMMHQIAGGASARPFVTHHNALDATLYMRIAIELHLKRLIVGGLEKVYEIGRVFRNEGVSTRHNPEFTMIELYEAYADYNDIMDLTESMVASIAEKVLGSTTVQYGEESIDLAPKWKRWHMVDAVKEHTGVDFYEVKTDEEAHALAKEHNIEVEGRMTYGHILNEFFEQRVEEKLIQPTFIYGHPIEISPLAKKNPEDPRFTDRFELFIVGREHANAFTELNDPIDQRERFEAQMKEKDQGNDEAHEMDDDFIEALEYGMPPTGGLGIGIDRLVMLLTNSASIRDVLLFPYMRQK
- the folK gene encoding 2-amino-4-hydroxy-6-hydroxymethyldihydropteridine diphosphokinase, with translation MHTAYLGLGSNMGDRELQLVEAIKLLNEVEGIEVTQESPIYETKPIGYTEQPDFLNMCIEISTELESSELLKVCMMVEQQLHRVRVERWGPRTIDIDILLYDQSVIQSPDLEVPHPRMTERAFVMVPLNDIASNVVEPISKKYIWELLLNDEQVVKYKSERN
- the folB gene encoding dihydroneopterin aldolase, whose translation is MDRIILKGMSFYGYHGAFEAENELGQIFLVDLELYLDLSEAGETDDLEKTVHYGEVFELVKEIMEGKPVQLIEHLAERIAKQVFSHYNRVLETKVKITKNNPPIPGHYEGVGIEIVRKR